Proteins encoded in a region of the Rutidosis leptorrhynchoides isolate AG116_Rl617_1_P2 chromosome 9, CSIRO_AGI_Rlap_v1, whole genome shotgun sequence genome:
- the LOC139867052 gene encoding tubulin beta-1 chain has protein sequence MREILHIQGGQCGNQIGAKFWEVVCAEHGIDSTGRYSGDNELQLERVNVYYNEASCGRFVPRAVLMDLEPGTMDSLRSGPYGQIFRPDNFVFGQSGAGNNWAKGHYTEGAELIDSVLDVVRKEAENCDCLQGFQVCHSLGGGTGSGMGTLLISKIREEYPDRMMLTFSVFPSPKVSDTVVEPYNATLSVHQLVENADECMVLDNEALYDICFRTLKLTTPSFGDLNHLISATMSGVTCCLRFPGQLNSDLRKLAVNLIPFPRLHFFMVGFAPLTSRGSQQYRALTVPELTQQMWDAKNMMCAADPRHGRYLTASAMFRGKMSTKEVDEQMINVQNKNSSYFVEWIPNNVKSTVCDIPPTGLKMASTFIGNSTSIQEMFRRVSEQFTAMFRRKAFLHWYTGEGMDEMEFTEAESNMNDLVSEYQQYQDATADEEGYEYEDEEEELQDGA, from the exons ATGCGTGAGATCTTACACATCCAAGGAGGCCAATGCGGCAATCAAATCGGAGCAAAATTCTGGGAGGTTGTATGTGCAGAACATGGAATCGATTCCACCGGACGTTATAGCGGCGATAACGAACTACAACTTGAGCGCGTGAATGTCTACTATAATGAAGCGAGTTGTGGTAGGTTTGTGCCACGCGCGGTGCTAATGGATTTAGAACCGGGCACTATGGACAGTTTACGATCAGGTCCGTACGGTCAGATATTCCGGCCTGATAATTTTGTGTTTGGTCAGTCCGGTGCCGGAAATAATTGGGCGAAAGGTCATTATACTGAAGGAGCTGAGCTAATTGATTCCGTTTTAGATGTTGTACGGAAAGAAGCTGAGAATTGTGACTGCCTCCAAG GTTTCCAGGTATGCCATTCGTTGGGCGGTGGGACAGGATCGGGAATGGGAACTCTTCTCATTTCGAAGATCAGAGAAGAATATCCAGACCGAATGATGCTTACTTTCTCTGTATTCCCATCCCCAAAGGTTTCTGACACTGTTGTGGAGCCCTACAATGCAACCCTATCCGTACATCAGCTTGTTGAGAATGCAGATGAGTGTATGGTGTTGGACAATGAAGCTTTGTATGACATTTGTTTTAGAACCCTTAAGCTAACTACACCAAGCT TTGGAGACTTGAATCATTTGATATCTGCTACCATGAGTGGAGTAACTTGCTGCCTCCGTTTCCCTGGTCAACTCAACTCAGATCTCCGCAAACTTGCAGTCAATCTAATCCCATTCCCTCGTCTCCACTTCTTCATGGTTGGATTTGCGCCACTAACATCTCGTGGGTCCCAACAATACCGTGCACTAACTGTACCAGAACTCACTCAACAAATGTGGGATGCCAAGAACATGATGTGTGCAGCTGACCCTCGCCATGGCCGGTACCTGACAGCATCAGCTATGTTCCGTGGTAAAATGAGTACAAAAGAAGTCGATGAACAGATGATTAATGTGCAAAACAAGAACTCTTCTTACTTTGTTGAATGGATCCCGAACAATGTGAAGTCCACTGTTTGTGACATCCCTCCAACTGGGCTTAAGATGGCTTCTACCTTCATTGGTAACTCGACATCCATCCAGGAAATGTTCAGACGGGTGAGTGAGCAGTTTACTGCCATGTTCCGCAGGAAAGCTTTTCTCCATTGGTACACAGGAGAAGGAATGGACGAAATGGAGTTTACCGAAGCAGAAAGCAACATGAATGATCTGGTTTCTGAATACCAGCAGTATCAAGATGCAACTGCAGATGAAGAAGGGTACGAATATGAAGATGAAGAGGAAGAACTTCAGGATGGTGCCTGA